In the genome of Candoia aspera isolate rCanAsp1 chromosome 1, rCanAsp1.hap2, whole genome shotgun sequence, one region contains:
- the PNRC1 gene encoding proline-rich nuclear receptor coactivator 1, giving the protein MVTTTAPSPFLARVSAGTEDSRQFPTSLFKRLLRADHNSERPQPGCCPSLGPSGSARPALKRVRRRRGKIRSAPSGLLQSRYQQFQQHRAGLGRRNAAQGTRNRCEVPAASSDPGLETGPSAEAAPAPSPRTTPVITNKPFRKELFKNRMGKSEKVPLPYNQPVHSIHLSDQSKSNRPRSKCNIPLNKFPSTKKCENKFWQESLSSELIKRQEKKPLKNTENFKVKKSIFLMEANQKENYAGAKFSDPPSPSVLPKPPSHWVGSTVEFSDQNRKMMAVHLKTLLKVQA; this is encoded by the exons ATGGTGACTACCACAGCGCCTTCGCCGTTTCTAGCCCGTGTGTCAGCTGGTACCGAGGACTCTCGTCAGTTTCCTACGTCCCTTTTTAAACGACTCCTGCGGGCAGACCACAACAGCGAAAGACCCCAGCCCGGCTGCTGTCCAAGCCTGGGACCAAGCGGTAGCGCAAGGCCAGCGCTGAAAAGAGTGAGGCGACGAAGAGGGAAGATCCGCTCCGCTCCTTCTGGCCTCTTACAGAGCCGCTACCAGCAATTCCAACAACACCGCGCCGGTTTGGGACGAAGGAACGCCGCGCAGGGGACTCGCAACCGCTGCGAAGTCCCCGCTGCTTCGTCAGACCCCGGACTAGAAACGGGACCTTCCGCCGAGGCAGCTCCGGCACCTTCGCCAAGAACAACCCCCGTCATTACAAACAAACCCTTCAGGAAAGAG TTGTTCAAAAACAGAATGGGAAAATCTGAGAAGGTTCCACTGCCTTACAATCAGCCTGTTCATAGTATACATCTATCTGACCAATCGAAGAGTAACAGACCGAGGAGTAAATGTAACATACCACTAAATAAATTTCCATCTacaaaaaagtgtgaaaataaatTTTGGCAAGAATCATTATCATCTGAACTCattaaaaggcaggagaaaaagcctctgaaaaatacagaaaattttAAAGTGAAGAAATCTATTTTTCTGATGGAAGCCAACCAAAAAGAAAATTATGCTGGGGCAAAATTTAGTGATCCTCCTTCACCCAGTGTCCTTCCAAAGCCTCCCAGTCACTGGGTTGGGAGCACTGTTGAATTTTCTGACCAAAACAGGAAGATGATGGCAGTCCATTTAAAGACTCTCTTAAAAGTTCAAGCATAG